A genomic segment from Halomonas sp. GD1P12 encodes:
- a CDS encoding NAD(P)/FAD-dependent oxidoreductase: MRSFTYPDACRDEKRLDRESLHLVIVGNGMACHRLLEALVKAPGRPARITVIGEEPVPAYNRILLSPLLSGETSRDGITLRDARWYADNAITLRLNERVLAIDTAARHIDTDRGRLAFDTLVLATGSRPTLPDIPGIELDGVHTFRNLSDAGALDAIARRGGKSVVIGGGLLGLEAAEGLRKRGGDALKVSVLHRSTWLMNRQLDAEAGGLLHAVLARRGLDVHTGASIVAIESDGQGRVAGVTLEDGRTLEATSVIVAAGVTPNRELGLRAGLDCERAILVDHHLCTSHPAIFALGECCQFQSHTFGLVEPIWRQVETLAQVLSGAPITPYLEAPTATRLKISGIDLYAFGPVEPSDAHDTLYYCDPEANEYRRLLLKNGRIEGAVLFGDTAQGPWYFDQALKAADLSTARPALVFGQADVETLLAADIAHPSPTQEAA, from the coding sequence ATGCGCTCTTTTACATATCCAGACGCTTGCCGTGATGAAAAGCGGCTCGACCGCGAATCGCTTCATCTGGTCATCGTGGGTAACGGCATGGCCTGTCACCGCCTGCTTGAAGCCCTGGTCAAGGCGCCCGGCCGGCCGGCACGCATCACCGTGATCGGCGAAGAGCCGGTGCCCGCCTATAACCGCATTCTGCTCTCGCCGCTTTTGAGCGGTGAAACGAGCCGCGATGGAATCACGCTTCGTGACGCGCGGTGGTATGCGGATAACGCCATTACGCTTCGCCTGAATGAGCGGGTGCTGGCCATCGACACCGCCGCGCGCCACATCGATACCGACCGGGGCCGGCTCGCCTTCGACACGCTGGTGCTTGCCACCGGATCACGGCCGACGCTGCCCGACATTCCCGGCATCGAGCTTGACGGCGTTCACACCTTTCGCAACCTGAGTGATGCCGGCGCGCTCGACGCCATCGCTCGGCGCGGCGGTAAAAGCGTCGTCATCGGCGGTGGCCTGTTAGGGCTGGAAGCCGCGGAAGGACTGCGCAAACGTGGCGGCGACGCCCTGAAGGTCAGCGTGCTGCACCGCAGCACCTGGCTGATGAACCGCCAGCTCGACGCCGAGGCCGGCGGGCTTTTACACGCCGTGCTGGCGCGTCGCGGGCTCGACGTTCACACCGGCGCCTCGATCGTCGCGATCGAAAGCGACGGCCAGGGCCGCGTGGCCGGCGTCACGCTCGAAGATGGCCGCACGCTCGAGGCCACTAGCGTCATCGTCGCCGCCGGCGTGACGCCCAACAGGGAGCTTGGCCTGCGCGCCGGGCTCGACTGCGAGCGCGCGATTTTGGTGGATCACCACCTTTGCACCTCGCACCCGGCGATTTTTGCGCTCGGCGAGTGCTGCCAGTTCCAGTCGCATACGTTTGGTCTGGTCGAGCCGATCTGGCGCCAGGTCGAGACACTCGCCCAGGTGCTCAGTGGCGCCCCCATCACGCCCTACCTTGAGGCGCCCACCGCTACCCGACTCAAGATCAGCGGCATCGACCTTTACGCCTTCGGCCCCGTCGAGCCAAGTGATGCCCACGACACGCTTTACTACTGCGACCCCGAGGCCAACGAGTACCGCCGCCTGCTGCTCAAAAACGGGCGCATCGAAGGCGCGGTGCTGTTTGGCGATACCGCTCAGGGCCCGTGGTATTTCGACCAGGCCCTCAAAGCAGCGGATCTCAGCACAGCGCGCCCGGCACTGGTGTTCGGTCAGGCGGACGTCGAAACGCTTTTAGCGGCGGATATCGCCCACCCCTCCCCCACCCAAGAGGCGGCTTAA